ACGGATCTGCTCGCGCGGACGGGCCGTGCCCGAATCGATCTGCTTGAGCAGAGACTCCACTTCCTCTTGAGACAGCGGCACGGGCTGGGCCCCACCCCCGACGAAACCCGTGACCTTCGGAGTCTCCTTGATCAACTGGAGTGTTTCATCCGTCAAGGGGGTCTCCAACTCCACCAGCACGTACCCCGGGAAAAATTTTCGCTTCGAAGTCCGACGCTTCCCGTCCTTGATCTCGATGACGTCTTCGGTCGGCACCAGCACTTGCCCAATCCGCTCGGCGAGCTTCATCTGGGCCGCACGCTCGATTAGGCTGGCTTTCACCCTGCCCTCGAACCCTGCATACGTATGAATTACGTACCAGCGCTTTGTCATCGTCGCTTCCTGTTCAGTCATGGCTCGCGATCCTCATTTCCAGACCGAGCCCTCGATCGCTCGGCCCTTGGCCAATTACCCCGCCTCGCTCTTCCTCGTTACCGGGCGACTCTAGATGATCTTGCTCACCAACCAGACAAGAAATGAATCGATCACGGAGAGATAGAGGGACATCAGTATGCAGAAGACGATGACCACCGTCGTAGACCCCATCGTTTCCGATCGAGTGGGAAACGAGATCTTCTTGATCTCGCCGCGCACATCCGACAGAAATTCAACGATCGAAGCCCGCAACTTGCTGAACATTCCGCCCTTTCCGTCCTGCAATTAGGACCGATTCGCCTGTCCGGATATCCCGTATGGTATCTGGCCCGCCCGAGAGATGGCAGGGGCACCAGGTTTCGAACCTGGACCTTCGGTTTTGGAGACCGACATGCTAGCCGTTGACACCATGCCCCTATGACGCTGTGAGGCCTGAGACGAGAGAAACCTTGCCCCCGCTTCACACCGGACCAGTCCGCCTTCCTCTTATTTCACTTCCTTGTGTGCGATGTGTTTACGGCAGAATTTGCAATACTTTCGACGCTCCAACCGATCGGGGTCGTTTTTCTTGTTTTTCATCGTCGAGTAGTTGCGCCGCTTACATTCGGTACACGCCAGATCAATAATTTCTCGCATTTCTTATTCCGCCAAAGCACAAGGGTGAAGGAGCGCGTTACGGCGTCACATTCCC
Above is a genomic segment from Nitrospira sp. containing:
- the nusG gene encoding transcription termination/antitermination protein NusG, with the translated sequence MTEQEATMTKRWYVIHTYAGFEGRVKASLIERAAQMKLAERIGQVLVPTEDVIEIKDGKRRTSKRKFFPGYVLVELETPLTDETLQLIKETPKVTGFVGGGAQPVPLSQEEVESLLKQIDSGTARPREQIRFIKGDNVRVIDGPFMGFNGAVEEVDSVHNRVKLMVSIFGRSTPVELGFLQVERI
- the secE gene encoding protein translocase subunit SecE, with the translated sequence MFSKLRASIVEFLSDVRGEIKKISFPTRSETMGSTTVVIVFCILMSLYLSVIDSFLVWLVSKII